The Candidatus Saccharibacteria bacterium sequence GTAATCTCTTCGTCGGTGAGGTTGATCGGCTGTAGGAAAGGGGGTATGTTTAGTGACGCTAATTCTTTGTCGGTAATATGCCGGCGAAGACCAGTCCATCCCACCCAAAGTGAAGTGTCTTGCTGAAAAAGTGACGCAAGTGCCGTAGCAAGCCCGCCGTTACTACGAGAAAGAGAAAGCCCATCGCTCGTTTCTACGACGCTAACGGGAAGCCTGTTGGACGCGACAATAAGCCGTGAGACCATATGCTTCTACTCTAGCATGACTTATACTAAAAAGTATGAAAATCACCGCCATTACAGATGCGTATAGGCGATCAAATCGCCGACTATTATTGCTTGATTACGACGGAGTGCTGGCGCCGATTATGCCAACCCCCGAAGAGGCTGCGCCAACCGATCAGACACACGCAATGCTTGAAAAGCTAACGGCTGATACGCGCAATACCTGTGTTATTGTAAGTGGCCGGCCGCGTGCAACCCTTGAGGAATGGTTAGGGCAATATCCGGTTGCATTTGCGGCCGAGCATGGCCTATGGCGCAAAGAACAGGGCGGTGAGTGGAAAGAGGCGCTTGAGGTTAAAACCGACTGGAAACAGTCAGTTACTGAAATAATGGAGGGTATAGAAAGTGAACTGCCAGGCTCGTTCGTAGAGGAAAAGCACGCCGGCCTTGCGTTTCACTATCGTAAGGCGGCGAATCCAGAGCTGCAAGTCGAAGAGCTTATCAGATTGCTGACACCTGTTGCGAATACAGAAAGGCTGCGGATAATGCACGGCAAAAAGGTTGTGGAGGTGGTGCCGGCTGGTGTCGATAAGGGCACGGCCTCGCTGTATTGGCTAAAGGGTGATTATGATTTTATTTTGGCAGTAGGCGACGATACGACAGACGAAGCGCTGTTTAGTATTTTGCCATCAGATGCCTATTCGCTAAAGATTGGTGAGGGTGACACGGCTGCGTCCCATAGGCTAGATACCCAGGCGGAGTTTGTCGATTTTATTACTAAATTGTGATGCAGGATTCTAGAGGTTTTTTACGAAAAATGGTATAATGAAGGCACAATAGAACTACGAAATATAAGGGGAATATAAGAAAATGGAAGCAGTATGGATCATTCTGGCGATTGTTGTCGTCTTGGGGCTGTTCTTGTGGGTCACATATAACGGGCTGGTAAAACTCAAAATCCGTGTTGATGAAGCATGGAGCGACATTACCGTTCAACTAAAGCGTCGTCTCGACCTTATTCCAAACCTTGTTAACAGTGTTAAGGGTTACGCTGCGCATGAGTCTGGTGTATTTGAAAAGGTTACCGAGGCGCGCGCAAATGCGCTTAACGCCCAAGGAAAGGGTGTTAAAGAAACTGCCGCTGCTGAAAACCAATTTGAAGGCGCTCTTAAGAGTCTCTTTGCGGTCGCCGAGGCATACCCAGACCTAAAAGCGAACCAAAACTTCCTTCAGCTTCAGCAAGAACTTGTTGATACCGAAGATAAAATCCAGGCTTCACGCCGCTTTTACAACGGTGGTGTTCGCGATCTTAATACTAAGATTCAAGTTTTCCCGAACAACATTTTTGCGGGCATGCTTGGTTTCCACCAGCGCGAATTCTTTGAAGTAGAAGACATGGCGTCTGTCGAGAAGCCAGTCGACGTACAGTTCTAGGAGTTGTTTTAGAACGTTATGTATAAAGCAATTGCTGCCAACAAACGTAACACGGTCATTATCATGGCCGTGTTTGTTGGCATTGTTGGGGCTATCGGATGGCTTGTTAGTTATATGTATGCCGATCAATCAATCGCCTTTTGGGTGATTGGTGTTGCACTGGTATACGCACTTATTCAGTATTTTCTAGCAAGCAAGTTGGCCGTGGCAATGTCGGGTGCGCACGAGATTGAAAAACGCGACAACCCACGTCTTTACCGGATCGTGGAGAATCTTACGATTGCCACGGGAATGCCGATGCCAAAGGTGTATGTTATCGATGATCCAGCGCCGAACGCGTTTGCGACAGGTCGCGATCCAAAGCATGCAATCGTTGCGGCAACAACAGGTATCATGGAAGTCATGAGCGATCGTGAGCTCGAGGCGGTAATGGCGCACGAGATTAGCCATGTCCGCAACTACGATATTCGTGTTAGTATGATTGCCTTTGGCCTTGTGAGCGCTATTGGTATCCTTTCAGACATTGCACTTCGTATGTTCTTTTTTAGTGATCGTCGCGAAAATGTAAACCCCGTCGTACTGGTTGTTGGGATTATTCTTATTGTTATTGCACCGATTATCGCACTGCTTGTGCAAATGGCAATTAGCCGTCAGCGCGAATACCTAGCCGATGCCAGTGGGGTGCTTGCGACCCGCGACAGCGAAGGGCTTGCGAGTGCGCTTGAAAAGTTGCAACAATACGGCCGACCAATGCAAAAACAGCACACCTCGACTGCCCATCTATTTTTGAATAACCCCCTAAAAACAGGGTTTTTCAACAAACTGTTCAGTACGCATCCGCCACTCGAAGAGCGTATTGCACGATTACGAAATAACGCGGATAAATTTTAGTTTGGAGTTTTTATGGCCGTAGCAAAGAAAAAACCAGCGGTTAAAAAAAGTTTGCCAAAAACTGCGGTCGCTAAAAAGCAAAGCAATAAACAAAAGCTTCGTGCAGTAGTAATGCGCCCTGTTGCTGCTGTTAGTCGCCGAGTAAAATCATTGTTGGCACGTCGCCCTCACCGAAGCTTCCGCCCTACAAGGCGCCGCGATTACGTGCGCCCACTGCGGCTCCCGGGATATTGGGCGCTCACAAACAATGTTCGTGTTGTATTGTGGCGGCACAAACTTTTTATATCACTATTGGTTGTTTCATACGGGGTTTTAACCGTTTTGCTAGTGGGTATGGCTTCGCAAGATGCCTATACGCAAATGAGCGAGATTTTACGTACAACAGGAGATGATATCTTCGCTGGTGATTTAAGCAATGTTGGGCAAGCGGGGCTTCTGCTCTTTTCGGGTATTACCGGAACACTTAGCGGTTCAATGACCGAAGCACAACGGGTATACGCAGGGCTTTTGCTGCTATTTACTTGGCTGACAACTGTTTGGCTGCTGCGCGCCACTTTCGCTGGTAAAAAACCAAAGCTACGAGACGGTTTATACAATGCTGGTGCACCCATACTTCCGACGTTTCTTGTAGGCCTCCTTCTTTTGGTGCAGCTATTACCTGTGGCGCTTGCAATTGTTGGCTATACTTCCGCGTCAGCAACAGGGTTACTAAACGGAGGTATTGAAGCGATGTTATTTTGGAGCGTCGCACTACTTTTAGGCACGCTTTCGCTTTACTGGATAACGAGCACCTTCTTTGCGCTTATTATCGTAACCCTGCCGGGGATGTATCCGTTTCAAGCAATCAAAACAGCGGGTGATTTGGTTGTTGGGCGTCGCATTCGTATATTACTGCGACTGTTGTGGGTTGCGCTGATTGTTGCGGTGTTGTGGCTAGTTATTATGGTGCCAATTATTTTGCTCGATACCTGGATAAAAGGAATGCTGCCAGCTATTGAGTGGCTGCCAGTTGTGCCTGTCGCGCTGCTTGTCATGAGCACGCTTACGGTGGTTTGGGTGGCGAGCTATGTTTATATTTTGTACCGAAAGGTTGTCGACGACGATGCAGCTCCAGCCTGAAAAACGTGTAAAAGAACTTCGCGATTTGCTCGCAAAATATAGCTATGAATATCATGTACTCGACCAGCCAACGGTCGACGACGCCGTGTACGATAGCTTGTTTGGCGAGTTGAAAAAAATAGAAGCCAAACACCCCGAACTTATCACTCCAGACAGCATGACGCAGCGCGTCGGAAACGAACTACTAGGTGGATTTAAAAAGGTAGAGCATTCCAGCCGAATGCTTAGTTTAAACGATGTGTTCGACAGGGCAGATGTTGAAGCATGGGTGGTGCGTATGGATAAACTACTACCTGGCCGAACGCACGAGTATTTTGCAGATATTAAAATGGACGGCCTTGCCTGTGCGCTTATTTATCAAGACGGTGTGCTGGTACAGGCGGTTACTCGTGGCGATAGTTTTATTGGCGAGGATGTTACGGCAAATGTACGAACCATAAAAAACGTTCCGCTGCGCCTTCGTGAGTCGCCAGAATTTGCCAAGTTTACAGTAGGTCGCACCGAAATCCGCGGCGAGATTGTCATGTTAAAAAAGGACTTCGCCGCACTCAACGAAAAGCGCGCAAAAATTGGCGAGCCGGCATTTGCGAACCCACGCAACCTTGCAGCGGGAACAATCCGCCAGCTTGACCCGCGCCTTGTGGCAGAGCGGCCACTTCATTTTAGGGCGTACGACTTGCTACGGAATGATCCGACCGATGTGCCGACAAATATGTATGCTTACGAGGCAATTACTGCCCTTGGACTTAATCGGAATATGCAGGCAAGCATTTTTACGAATCTTGGTGATGTGATGCGATTTGTCGACGAATGGGATAAAAAACGAAACGACTTGCCATTTAACACCGATGGTTTGGTGATAAAAGTAAACGATCGCGCCCAGTATGCCGAACTTGGTGTTGTTGGTAAGCAGCCCCGTGCGGCCGTTGCCTACAAATACGCGGCCGAACAAGCGACAACTATCGTAAAAGATATCGTTATCAGTATTGGTCGTACTGGGGCGGCAACGCCTGTTGCAGTTTTTGATCCAGTGGTTGTGGCAGGCACAACCGTGCAGCACGCAAGCCTTCATAACGCCGACGAAATTGCGCGGCTCGATGTTCGCGTTGGGGACACAGTGATTATTTTTAAAGCGGGCGATATTATCCCACAGGTAAAAAGCGTTGTTACCGAGCTGCGACCAAAAAGCGCAAAGCCAGTTAACTACGAGAAAATGCTTTCCGAGCAATATCCCGAACTCGAATTTGAGCGCCCAGAGGGAGAGGCTGTCTACCGCGTTAAGGGTGCCTCGGGTCCGTTGCTGCTTAAGCGTGCGCTCCAGCATTTTGCTAGCAAGGGCGCGCTAGATATCGACACGCTTGGCGAGAAAAATGTTGTAGCGTTGGTTGACGCCGGACTTGTGACTGATCTTGCGGATATCTATACGCTAACAAAACAACAGCTCCTTGAGCTTGATCGATTTGCAGAAATATCGGCAAGCAAGTTGGTTCAGGCGATTGCCGATAAAAAGCAGCCGCCCCTTGCAAAGTTTATTTATGGCTTAGGAATACGTCATGTTGGCGCGCAGACGGCGGTTGACTTGGCGAACGCATTTGGTTCGATTGAAAAACTTCAAACAGCGAGAATCGAAAAATTACTTGATCTCGATGGCGTAGGTACGGTTGTTGCCGAAAGCATCGTCGCGTGGTTTGCCGATCCCGATAATGAAACCCTCATAGAAAAGTTCGCTCAACTAGGTGTTGAACCTCACTTTAAAAAGGCCAGCGGCAAGTTGGCGGGAATGAATTTTGTTGTTACGGGTACGCTTGAAACCATGAGCCGGGACGATGCTGCTGATAAGATTCGCGCGCTTGGTGGTGGATTCCAAACAAGCGTGGCAAAAGATACAACCTATCTAGTAGCTGGTGGCAAAGTCGGCGCGAGTAAGCTAAAAAAAGCCCAAGATTACGGTACGAAGATTATCAACGAGCAAGAGCTTATAGCGCTTCTTGGCTAACAGATAGGGTACAATAAGGGTATGAACGAATTTGCCGACATGCCAACGCTGCCGCTAGGCACGTACGAACACTACAAGGGAAAACGCTACCAGGTTTTGGGGATTGGGCGGCACACCGAAGCGAACGAATATTTTGTGGTGTATGCTCCACTTTACGAGCACTCTGGCCAGCCTGATATATGGCTTCGACCGTATGCTATGTTTACAAGTAATGTCGAGGTAAACGGCGAGATAATTCCGCGCTTTAAGGCTGTAGAAGTATGAGTGTCGTGTTTATCACCGGCAACCAAGATAAGGCCGATCACCTTGCACGTTTGCTGGATTTTCCAATTGAACACACCAAGGTAAATCTCGACGAAATACAATCGCTTTCGCTCGATGAAATCGTGACACATAAAGTAAAACAGGCATACGATATTGTCAAAAAGCCGGTGCTTGTTGAGGATGTTTCACTTAGCTTTATGGCGCTTGGTGGACTGCCCGGTCCGTTTGTTAAGTTTTTTGTGGAGGCTGACAATGGGCTCGAAAAGCTTTGTCGTATGCTCGATTCTTTCGATGACCGCCGCGCACGTGCAGAATGCGTTTTTGGCTATTACGACGGTGTTACGCTAAAGCTGATGCGTGGCGGTCTAAACGGAACTATCAGCCAGCAGCCCCAAGGCGAAGGCGGCTTTGGATGGGATAAGATCTTTTGTCCAGAAGGGTACGAAGGGAAGACGCGCGCCGAACTTATCTTGGAACAAAAAGATAAAACATATCAAACGATAAAGCCAATAGCTGAGCTTCGTGATTTTTTGCGCTCAATTTGATATAGTAGGGGAACATTATGCGCTATCTTAAGACCGACAAACTCTACTGCTTTTCGCCGCCTATTATGATCGCGACGTTTTTTATTGAGATTATTTGTGCAATATACGTGCTATTTAAATACAAGGTAGCGCCGATTCCACGACTCGCGGTTATGATTTTAGTTGGGCTCGCAGCGTTCCAGCTAGCCGAATATAACGTGTGTGAAGGGGCATGGGGTATGGATAGTCTTATGTGGGCGCGGATAGGTTACGTTGCAATTACGCTGCTGCCACCTCTTGGATTTCATTTAGCGACAAAGCTTGCGGGTGAAAAACGCCCAGTTTTAGTAGGGGCTGCCTATGCTAGCGCCGCAGTATTTGCGTTCATATTCTTGTTTGTTGGCCACGGCATGCAAAGCCAGGCGTGCCTTGGTAACTACGTTATCTTTACGATCGCGCCTTGGGCGACGGCACTTTATTCTATGTACTACTACGGCTGGCTTATGGTGGGCGTAGGGTACGCATGGAAGGCGGGTAAAACGGTCGCTGCTAATAAGCGTCAGGCCTTGCAAGCACTTGCTATTGGCTATCTTGCGTTTATCGTTCCAACGACTATTGCAAATGTGATTGACTCATCTACTATCGCCGGCATTCCATCTATCATGTGTGGCTTTGCCGTTATCTGGGCGATTATTCTTACCACGGTTGTCTTGCCAAACTATTACAAGCCAGAAGATTCAGCCAAATAAAATACTCCGCTGTTGAAGGCGGAGTATTTTATGTGTGTAGTTAAAACTACCAGCTACGCTGACGGAATGAACCGCCACCGTTGCCACCGCGATCACCACCACGGTCGTTTCCACCGAAGTCACGACGAGGTCGGTCTTCTTTTGGACGAGCTAGACCAACGCTAATAGCGCGGCCGTCAAGCTCTTTACCGTCGAGTTGATCTACAGCTTTTTGGTTGTCTGCTTCGTTTTCGTATTCAACGAAACCAAAGCCCTTGCTACGACCGCTATCACGATCAGTGATAACACGTGCGCTAGCAACGGGACCAATTTGCGCAAAGTGCGCCTTCAAACCATCATCGTTAGTAGCGTAAGCTAGGCTACCGATAAAAAGATTTTGCTGTGCCATAAAATGGATACTCTTTTCTTGTTACTTGTAACGTCAGATCGACCATGCGGCGAACTTTTTTAGAAAGAGTATCCCTGAAGGGGAAACACTCGTTTCGCGTATGCTTCTGAACATATATTATTTAAGCATGTTTCTACAGAAACTACTAGCATAAGCTTGTAATTTCATTTAGCTGCGCGCATAATAAATCCTAAGCTGGTACGCATAGGGGGCACCCCCTTGCGTAAAAACAAACAGTTTTAAAACAAACCGTGCCCCGGGTGGGCGCGTAGCAGCGGAAGATTCACCTCGCAAAGGGGTGAATTTTTTAACCACTTGAACCGCAAGCATGTTGTACGCTATGCTTAGGCTGTATGGCGCGACTACCGATACCGGGAAGTGACGATGGTGACTGGGGCGAAATTCTCAATGATTTTTTGAGTGTCGAACATGCCGCAGATGGGTCGCTAAAGTCTACCGGATCACTGTCGGAAAAAATGTCGACATCTCTTGTTGCCGCCAAGGGTGACTTGATTGTTGGTACGGCGAGTGAAACGCCAGTCCGGTTGCCGGTTGGGGGTGATGGAGATATTCTAACCTCTAGCTCGGCATCTGCAACCGGCATGATATGGGCACCTTCTCCGCCGGCTCCGTCTCAGTCGATTTATCCTCTTTCAGCGTATGGGTTTGTGGCGGCATCTGGAAATATCGAAGCGTTCGACGCTATATCAACGCTAGGATCTAATATGACACGCGTATTCGTGCCTGCTGGAGCTGCTATATCGGTAGTAGGCGCGCTTCTTAATACGGCCGCTGTCATGAGCGGTTCAGGCGAAAATTCTTTTGCGATCTATGATGATGCGGGAATGTTTGTAGCGCAGACAGTCTCGGATGATACGCTTTGGACGAACGAAGGCTGGATATTGAAGACGCTACCGAGTGTCGTTCCGGCGCAGAGCGTGGATCGATTTGTGAATGTAGGAATTGCAGTCAATAGTGCAAGCTCGCCGCCGTATGCTATGTATGCAACGGTTGGTCCTACGCCTCCTCCAGCTCTTGGCGGGGCGTTTCGAGGAGGGTACAATCGCCCGAATCACCGTAGGGCGTTCTACTTTGGATCGATGCCATCATGGCCGGCCTCGCTAGACCTTACGACTGTTGGGAATGACTACGGGTATCTTCCTCTGATAGTTTTAGCGTAAGAAGTGTGATCCTGGTCACACGATTTAATATTTTGATGGTATAATAACTAGCGATCACGTCCGTTCAAGTAGCTGGAGTGTGTGATGAACAAGAAACTGTTGAGTCTCGGCATCGTGGCAGCGCTGGTCGCCGGCTACGCAGCGGCGCGCAACCGTCACGTGCTGGCCTCGGCCGCCTCTACCGGTCGCGACCGTGTCAAGGCCATCACCGACAAGGTGGGTCGCCGTCGGCGCAATGCCCCGGAGGGAGAGGAGCAGGCGTCCGACGCCTGATCACCTCCTGAGTTCTCTGTTCACTCGCCTGGTGCGATGCATGGAGGTTCCAATCGGGAACTCCGCATCGCACCAGGCGTACGAAAATCTGTACATTTGTTATAATAACGTTACATACGGGGCATTGGCGCAGTTGGCTAGCGCGCTTCCATGGCATGGAAGAGGTCATCGGTTCGAATCCGATATGCTCCACCAAGCAATTATTGGTGTTATTTTAATACGGCAAAAAGCTGGCCATAGTGTCAGCTTTTTTGTTTTTAAAGTTGACTTATGGGTAAAACGAGTTTTAAATAAGATCGCAACCATCAGACGGCAACGAGGAGTGGCGCAATGTTACGAGGCAAGAGTGACAAAGATGGCCAAGACCAGACGACCGAGGAGGTTGAGCTGACGCTCACTGAGTTGCAGCGTCGCCGTATTGCGGGCGAGGCGAGACGAGCGGCCAGGGAGGCGACGGCGCAGTGGGCGCTGGAGCACCTGCCGCACAAATCGGCTCCTCCGAATGTTCAGGTGGTCGCGGCATGGTTGATGACCCTGCGTGACCTCCAGGACTTCCACGCGAACGTCCTAAGAGAAGGGAGTGTCGACCGCATCAACGCCAGTGTCGAGTTGCACTGGGGTGGGAGTGTGTCGCGCAAGCGACTGTCGGGCGGTAGAATCCACCGCATGTTCGGCCCTAAGGAGATGTCGGGCTCGTTCGAGGACAGCATGTTGGTTCTCGCACGAGCATTCTGCAACTACTCTGCATCAGATGAGATTCACGAGATTCGTGAGTCAAACTGGATGATTCTGGTTCCGGTCGTGTCGGATCGTGAAGGAATTACCGATCGTATCTACGTTCACAAGGCGCAACGTGGCTCGGTGATCGAGCAGGCGGTGCGTGAGATGCGGTCTCTTGGCGAGCTATTCGCGCGCGATGAAGAAGCGCGTGAAGGCCGTCGCCAGCATGGCCGACAGCTCATGGACCGTCAACTGGCAATTGCTGTCGCGGGCGCCCTGGGTCACCAGAGAAGCCTCAAGCAGGTGTACGACAAGACCTACGAGGAGACGTTCGAGGCCCGAAGGGCAGAGATTCTTGACGGCGGTCAGCCCAAGAAGAGTCGCCGCCCTTGGCGGCGCTGACCTGATGTTTGCACGCCGCGGCGTCATCGCTATGTATGACGCCGCGGCACGCAGCAATTTGAATATAAAAAAGACGCCCTAGGGCGCAAAGTAATTATTTAGGTGGCTCTTCGGCCCAGCCACACCCGAGGATCCGGGCGCAGCTGGGCCGACTGTTACGAGATGGTGCGCTCGAAGAGCCAGCCGACGACGATCGCGAAGACGTTGTTGATACCCGTCAGGACGGAGTATCTCCAGATCTCCAGCGCGTCGCCCACCCACGGAACCAGGGTCGCCATGACCGTCATGGCCAGTCCGAAGATGAGGCCGTCCCAGAACAGCTTCTCGGACTTCATGTACTTCAGACCCAGGCCGATGGCCAGGGCGAGAGTAATGACGACACCCGAGATGTTCCAGGTCACGCTCAGGCCAGTTCCGAGTTCGTTGGCGAGTTCGCCGAGCCTGTCAGACAGGCTCCCGATCAGCTTGGTGTCCTGCAGTGTTGAAACTGCAGCCGCCGTCGTGACCAGAACCAGGATCTGGGGTAGGCGGTTGATCCCCTTGACGCCGGGGATCTTGTCGGCCCACATGTCCAGCAGGATGACTCCGACCAGCGCGAGGCCGAACTGAATCATCCACGGGTCCACCTCGACGGGTTCGAAGAGGTGGGGCGGTGCTGCGAGAATGGATAAGGTATTCACTTTTGTGCTTCCTTCCGCTCGATGACCAATCTCGTAGCGCTATTTTACCATCATTTTACTAGATTGTACAGTGATTTTAGATGTATCTTATGCGTAAGAGTTTATTTTTATGATAATTTATGCTATAAATAGATAACAAGGGAGTGCCTTTAATGGCATTTATTTTTTATGATAGACCAAAAACACATTCGCAATATCGCCATCATCGCCCATGTCGACCACGGTAAGACTACCATGGTGGATGGGCTTTTAAAGCAAAGTAACACCTTTCGTGATAACCAGGCCGAAATGAGCCAAGCGCTTATTATGGACAGCGGTGACCAAGAGCACGAACGTGGTATTACTATTACCGCCAAACAAACCTCTATTTACCACGGTGATTACAAAATTAATATTATTGACACCCCTGGTCACGCCGACTTTTCTGGCGAGGTTGAGCGTACGCTTAACATGGCCGACGGTGTACTTTTGGTTGTCGATGCCCAAGAAGGTCCTATGCCACAAACCAAGTTTGTGCTTTCAAAGGCCCTTGAGCTTGGTCTTAAACCTGTGGTTATCGTTAACAAAATCGACAAGCCTTCGCGCCGTATCGACGAAGTTATCGATGAAGTCTCAGACCTATTTTTGGAACTCGCTATCGACGACAGTCAGCTGCATTACCCGGTTTATTACGCTATTGGTCGCGACGGTAAAGCCTGGACGAACGTTCCTGAAAACCCATCGGAACACGCCGATCTTACTCCTATTTTTGATGCGATCGTGAATGATATCCCTGCACCACAGGTGGACGCCGACAAGCCACTGCAGTTACTCGTTACTGCGCTTCAGTACGATTCATTCCTTGGTAAATACGCAATTGGCCGTATTTCACGCGGTAGTGCTCGTAAAAACCAGCAAGTTGCACTTATCAAGCGTGATGGCGCTATTGTAAATGGCAAGATCGACAAGATTTTTGGCTACCGTGGTCTTAACCGCGAAGAAGTTGATATGGCGATTGCCGGTGATATTGTTGCGCTTACTGGTGTAGGTGACGCACATATTGGTGAAACGATTGCCGATAAAGAGACACCAGAGGCACTTCCTGTTATCGACGTTGAAGCTCCAACGCTTAGCATGTACCTTGGGCCGAACACCAGCCCGCTAAAGGGTAAAGAAGGCGAATTCAATACAAGTCGTCAAATCGGTGACCGTCTTAAAAAAGAACTCGAAACAAATGTGAGTCTTCGTGTTGCCGAGGATGGTATTGGCTTTACGGTAAGTGGTCGTGGTGAGCTTCACCTTTCAGTACTTATTGAGACACTTCGCCGTGAAGGTTACGAATTCGAAGTTGGCCGCCCGCAGGTGGTGACAATCGAAGAAGACGGCGTGACGAAAGAGCCCGTTGAAGAGCTTTTGGTTGAAGTGTCACCAGAATTCCTCGGCGCGGTTAGCCAAGAGCTAGGAACGCGCCGTGCTGCTATGGTTAAGCAAGAGCAGACCAGCAGCGGAACATCACGAACAACTTATATCTTGCCAACTCGTGCAATGATCGGTCTTCGCAACCTTCTTCTTACGGCAACCAAGGGAACGGTTATTATGAACAGCCTTCCACACGGCTACCAGCCACTCGGTGCTCGCTTGCAAAAAACTCGCAGCGGCGCGCTTATTGCGACAGAAGCCGGTTCGACAACAGCGTACGCACTAGATAACGCCGAATCACGCGGAATCCTGTTCGTAGGCCCAGGCACAACAGTCTACCAAGGTATGATTGTTGGTCAGAACACTCGTGGTGACGATTTGGATGTTAACGTTTGCCGCGGTAAACAGCTAACGAACATGCGTACATCTTCAAGCGATGGTACGGTTCAGCTAACACCATTCACCGATCTTAGCCTTGAACAGTGTATCGACTTTATCGAAGACGACGAGCTACTTGAGGTAACGCCTAAGTCACTTCGACTTCGCAAGCGTTTCCTCGATCCAAACCAACGCAAGCGCGCTGCCAAGCAATAACAAGATTTTCAAATAACACCTGCCTCGCTACCACGGGGCGGTGTTATTTTGTTGCGTTTGTTACTATACGTAAATCTTGGGTGGGTTGTAAGTGTATGCTATACCCCTTATACTAAAATCTATAACCATTAGCAGAAAACGACTATGAAAATACCTGGCGAAAACAAATTAAAATCGACGTTCGTACTGACCACAGGCGGCTTTACGCCAACGTCTAAAAGCCCCGACGAAGCGTTGGGTGAGTTGTTCGCCGATGTTCAAAACCGCAAGGTGTACGGCGACGGTAAAACATTCGTCGATCTTATTCCGCGCCGCCGCATGAAGCAAATTCAGCAGGAATACCTTATTGCAAAGGGAGACCCAAACTTCGATCTGCGCGATTTCGTATCGCGTCATTTTTACGAATTTGGCCACTACAATACTGCATATCACACCGATACCGCCATGTCGCCGCGCCAGCATATTGCCGAGCTTTGGCATGTCTTAGAGCGCAAGAATCGTCGGGATCGCGGCTCGCTGATTGCGCTTCCGTATGCCTATATTGTGCCGGGCGGTCGTTTTAGTGAGCAATTTTACTGGGATAGCTATTTTATCATGCTAGGCCTCGCCGCCGATAACCGCTGGGATATGGTAGAGGGCATGATGAAAAACTACGCCTACATGATGCGCAAGTTCGGGTTTATTCCTACGGCTAACCGTACTTACTTTTTAAGCCGAAGCCAGCCGCCGTTCTTTTCGCAGATGGTAAAACTACTGGGCGAGCACAAGGGCCGAACGCGAACATATGTTGAGTATTTACCGTATATGCTGCTTGAATATCGCTTTTGGATGAAAGGGCGTCGCAAGCTCGATAGTTACGAGCACCGGGCATATGCGCGTGTTGCCGAAATGAGCAACGGAATACTTCTTAACCGCTACTACGACAATAAAACGACACCACGACCGGAATCTCTTCGTGAAGACATG is a genomic window containing:
- the typA gene encoding translational GTPase TypA, with translation MIDQKHIRNIAIIAHVDHGKTTMVDGLLKQSNTFRDNQAEMSQALIMDSGDQEHERGITITAKQTSIYHGDYKINIIDTPGHADFSGEVERTLNMADGVLLVVDAQEGPMPQTKFVLSKALELGLKPVVIVNKIDKPSRRIDEVIDEVSDLFLELAIDDSQLHYPVYYAIGRDGKAWTNVPENPSEHADLTPIFDAIVNDIPAPQVDADKPLQLLVTALQYDSFLGKYAIGRISRGSARKNQQVALIKRDGAIVNGKIDKIFGYRGLNREEVDMAIAGDIVALTGVGDAHIGETIADKETPEALPVIDVEAPTLSMYLGPNTSPLKGKEGEFNTSRQIGDRLKKELETNVSLRVAEDGIGFTVSGRGELHLSVLIETLRREGYEFEVGRPQVVTIEEDGVTKEPVEELLVEVSPEFLGAVSQELGTRRAAMVKQEQTSSGTSRTTYILPTRAMIGLRNLLLTATKGTVIMNSLPHGYQPLGARLQKTRSGALIATEAGSTTAYALDNAESRGILFVGPGTTVYQGMIVGQNTRGDDLDVNVCRGKQLTNMRTSSSDGTVQLTPFTDLSLEQCIDFIEDDELLEVTPKSLRLRKRFLDPNQRKRAAKQ
- the treF gene encoding alpha,alpha-trehalase TreF; its protein translation is MKIPGENKLKSTFVLTTGGFTPTSKSPDEALGELFADVQNRKVYGDGKTFVDLIPRRRMKQIQQEYLIAKGDPNFDLRDFVSRHFYEFGHYNTAYHTDTAMSPRQHIAELWHVLERKNRRDRGSLIALPYAYIVPGGRFSEQFYWDSYFIMLGLAADNRWDMVEGMMKNYAYMMRKFGFIPTANRTYFLSRSQPPFFSQMVKLLGEHKGRTRTYVEYLPYMLLEYRFWMKGRRKLDSYEHRAYARVAEMSNGILLNRYYDNKTTPRPESLREDMETVVGAPDREPDRLYLHLRAGAESGWDFSSRWFEDVNDISTIHTADIIPVDLNSLMYLLEEMIAETYRILRQPLLASKFQGAADRRVRGMQEYCWSDEEGFFVDYNFHKQKATGHLTLAGVFPLYAKIATTKQAEAVAARLEKDFLKDGGLVTTLEDTGQQWDSPNGWAPLQWMAIEGLRNYGLHELADEIKQRWIKTNLKVFKNKAKMVEKYDVLNPGSVGGGGEYPLQDGFGWTNGVLAALLAEDDK